The Fusobacterium sp. DD2 DNA segment CTTCAATATAAGAGTATATTTGATTAATGTATACTGAAAAAATCTCCAATGTTATAATTTTTTTCTATTAGTATTGAAAAATATAAAAAAAAAAGGTATCCTTATAATAAGAATAAAAATTGTAAAACATCATTAGTCCTGCTTGAAAAGCTACCTGTATTATAGGTGGCTTTTGTTTTATTCTTTTTTATAACTAGAGTAAATTAAAAGAAGTAAAGGAAAAAGGAGGAATCACAATGGGTTATGCTTTAAAGCTTGAACGATTAAATGATGTACTAAAAGAACTTGGAAAAGATTATGCAATTTATGCTCCAAAATGTTTTCCTAAACAGGGAAGATACTCAGATACTGATATTATAAGATATGATAGAGTAGAAACTGCACAGGAGATAGTATTTGATAAGAAATCTACATACGCTGCTAAGGAAGTTTATCATCCAATTACAGAAACAGTTATGTATTTTACTGATGGGGATTATAAAGAGAAAAAAATTAGAGATGATAAACCTATTCTTATTTTTGGAAGAGCATGTGATATTAATGCTATTAAGAGGTTTGACGACATTTATCTTAAAAATGGCGGATTTGAAGACCCTTATTACAAAAGAGTGAGAGAAAAAATAAAATTTGCTATTATTGAATGTCCAGAACATGGTTGGGACACTTGTTTTTGTGTATCAATGGAATCAAATAAAACTGATGACTATGTATTTGGAATAAAAGTTGATGGAGAAAATGTATCTATTGAGATAAAGGATGATAGTTTTGATAAATACTTTGCAAATAATACTCCAGCAGAGTATAAAGTAAAATTTGTAGAAAAGAATGAAAGAGTAGTTAGAATTCCAGATATTCCAAATAAAGAGATTCAAAATAAAATTAAAACACTGGATATGTGGAAACAATTTGATAAACGTTGTTTAATGTGTGGTAGCTGTACTGTTGCATGTTCAACATGTACATGTTTTACAACATATGATACAAATTACACTCCAGATACAGATGCAGGAGAAAGAAGAAGAATAAATGCTTCATGTCATGTTGATGGATTTACAGATATGGCAGGTGGACATTCTTTCAGAAAAAAAGGTGGAGAAAGAATGAGATTTAAAGTTATGCACAAGATTCATGACCATAAGAAAAGATTTGGAGAATATAATATGTGTGTTGGTTGTGGAAGATGCGATGACAGATGTCCTGTATTCATTTCCTTTTCTACAACAGTAAATAGACTTGCTGATGAAGTTGATAAATTAAATGGAAAGGGGGAATAAGAAAATGGAAAATATTATAATGCCAACTCCTCATAAAATATTGAAAATAACAAAGATGACAGATATAGAGTACCTTTTTAGAGTTGAATGTCCAGAGGCTGATAAAATAAAATTTGGACAGTTTATGCAACTTTCTTTGCCTAAAATAGGAGAGTGTCCAATATCAGTTACAGACTTTTCTCCAGAAGAGGGATGGGCTGAATTTTTAATAAGAAAAGTGGGAATAGTGACAGATGAGATATTTAATTTAAGACCTGGAGATATTATTCCTATGAGAGGCCCTTATGGAAAAGCTTTCGATAGAATTGATATAGATGGTAAAAGAGTTATTATAGTTACAGGTGGCTCAGGAATAGCTCCAGTGCGTTCTCTTATTCACCACATAGATAGAAATCCTGAAAAGGTAAAATCATTGGAACTGCTATTTGGATTTAAAGATGAAGAGGCAATTCTTTTTAAAGATGAGATAATAGAATGGAGAAAAAGACATCCTATGATACTTACTGTAGATAAAGGATGTGGAATAGATGGTGAATGTGTAGGTCTTGTAACTGAATATGTACCACAGTTAAAACTTATCTCTGATGATTTTAACGATGTAGAGGTAATCATTGTAGGACCACCAAGTATGATGAAATATACTGCACTATCATTTGAAGATATAGGAGTACCAGCAGAGAGAATATGGCTTTCATTTGAGAGAAAAATGTCATGTGCTGTTGGAAAATGCGGTCACTGTAGAATAG contains these protein-coding regions:
- the asrA gene encoding anaerobic sulfite reductase subunit AsrA, encoding MGYALKLERLNDVLKELGKDYAIYAPKCFPKQGRYSDTDIIRYDRVETAQEIVFDKKSTYAAKEVYHPITETVMYFTDGDYKEKKIRDDKPILIFGRACDINAIKRFDDIYLKNGGFEDPYYKRVREKIKFAIIECPEHGWDTCFCVSMESNKTDDYVFGIKVDGENVSIEIKDDSFDKYFANNTPAEYKVKFVEKNERVVRIPDIPNKEIQNKIKTLDMWKQFDKRCLMCGSCTVACSTCTCFTTYDTNYTPDTDAGERRRINASCHVDGFTDMAGGHSFRKKGGERMRFKVMHKIHDHKKRFGEYNMCVGCGRCDDRCPVFISFSTTVNRLADEVDKLNGKGE
- the asrB gene encoding anaerobic sulfite reductase subunit AsrB → MENIIMPTPHKILKITKMTDIEYLFRVECPEADKIKFGQFMQLSLPKIGECPISVTDFSPEEGWAEFLIRKVGIVTDEIFNLRPGDIIPMRGPYGKAFDRIDIDGKRVIIVTGGSGIAPVRSLIHHIDRNPEKVKSLELLFGFKDEEAILFKDEIIEWRKRHPMILTVDKGCGIDGECVGLVTEYVPQLKLISDDFNDVEVIIVGPPSMMKYTALSFEDIGVPAERIWLSFERKMSCAVGKCGHCRIDEVYVCIDGPVFNYTQAKYMVD